The Euphorbia lathyris chromosome 8, ddEupLath1.1, whole genome shotgun sequence genome has a window encoding:
- the LOC136201943 gene encoding protein SMALL AUXIN UP-REGULATED RNA 9-like → MDSKKSNKIRDIVRLQQILKKWRKQATSSSSKTKESIKFLKRTLSISENLNSASSNVVPKGFLAVSVGEELKRFIIPMEYLGHQAFHVLLREAEEEFGFQQTGVLRIPCEVGVFETILKVVEEKKDVNDCRLFGISAANSPLCSSSSSQHTPSHHPQSPMCR, encoded by the coding sequence ATGGATTCCAAGAAGTCAAACAAAATAAGAGACATTGTTAGGCTTCAACAGATCctaaaaaaatggagaaaacaaGCAACTTCATCATCATCAAAAACCAAGGAAAGCATTAAGTTTCTCAAAAGAACACTCTCTATATCAGAAAACCTCAACTCAGCATCCAGCAATGTCGTTCCCAAGGGTTTTCTGGCGGTTTCAGTCGGAGAAGAGCTGAAAAGATTCATTATTCCGATGGAATATCTAGGGCACCAAGCATTTCATGTATTGTTAAGAGAAGCAGAAGAAGAATTTGGATTTCAACAAACAGGTGTTCTAAGGATTCCTTGTGAAGTAGGTGTTTTTGAGACTATTTTGAAAGTGGTTGAAGAGAAGAAAGATGTGAATGATTGCAGATTATTTGGTATTAGTGCAGCTAATTCACCACtttgttcatcatcttcttctcaGCATACTCCATCTCATCATCCTCAGAGCCCAATGTGCagatag